A genome region from Nocardiopsis exhalans includes the following:
- a CDS encoding DoxX family protein, which yields MKPDQQLTLDVILLVARLAMGWTMIAHGAQKFFEWGVEGTAAYMGAGGVPLPLLSASFAAAVELGGGVLLVLGALTRIAALGMVAVMAGAFVFAQDSTTIFVQDDGYGYVLAVAVCCLLIAALGSGRFGVDRLLAARFGGTREGTRRAGAGGTDS from the coding sequence ATGAAACCGGACCAGCAACTCACCCTGGACGTGATCCTCCTCGTTGCCCGCCTCGCCATGGGGTGGACCATGATCGCCCACGGGGCGCAGAAGTTCTTCGAATGGGGGGTCGAGGGGACCGCCGCCTACATGGGCGCGGGCGGTGTGCCGCTGCCGCTGCTCAGCGCATCCTTCGCCGCCGCGGTGGAGCTCGGTGGGGGCGTCCTGCTCGTTCTCGGCGCACTGACCCGCATCGCGGCCCTGGGCATGGTCGCGGTCATGGCCGGGGCCTTCGTATTCGCCCAGGACAGCACCACGATCTTCGTCCAGGACGACGGCTACGGGTATGTACTGGCCGTCGCGGTGTGCTGCCTGCTGATCGCCGCCCTCGGCTCCGGAAGGTTTGGTGTGGACCGTCTGCTCGCCGCGCGCTTCGGCGGCACACGGGAGGGTACTCGCCGTGCCGGGGCCGGGGGCACGGACTCGTGA
- a CDS encoding class I SAM-dependent methyltransferase, translated as MATHSELRDFWEHRLEGDWTESGVGYRALGRPFNSWMYRVREEVFLREVGQLGLRGVSVLDAGSGTGFYVRLWERLGAGDVTGCDMTDAAVERLRGRFPNHRFVRQDVSELDAFEDASFDAASCMDVLFHITDDDRYAAAFRGLGRVVRPGGTLVISENCLQRPEQRGEHQVNRTLETISTLADKAGFDIVRRVPMLMLMNAQVDASLPWRKAWGGLLRAATVTAPTGWLAGALLYRVDRKLVRGRRESPTTELLVLRRREED; from the coding sequence ATGGCTACGCACAGTGAACTCCGTGACTTCTGGGAGCACCGGCTCGAAGGCGACTGGACCGAGAGCGGTGTCGGCTACCGGGCCCTCGGGCGGCCCTTCAACAGCTGGATGTACCGGGTGCGGGAGGAGGTCTTCCTCCGCGAGGTCGGCCAGCTGGGGCTCCGGGGCGTCAGCGTGCTCGACGCGGGCAGCGGCACCGGCTTCTACGTGCGCCTGTGGGAACGCCTCGGCGCCGGGGACGTCACCGGCTGCGACATGACCGACGCCGCCGTCGAACGCCTGCGCGGACGCTTTCCGAACCACCGCTTCGTCCGCCAGGACGTGTCCGAGCTGGACGCCTTCGAGGACGCCAGTTTCGACGCGGCCTCCTGCATGGACGTGCTCTTCCACATCACCGACGACGACAGGTACGCCGCGGCCTTCCGCGGCCTCGGCCGGGTGGTGCGCCCCGGCGGCACCCTCGTGATCTCCGAGAACTGCCTCCAGCGGCCCGAACAGCGCGGCGAACACCAGGTCAACCGGACCCTGGAGACGATCTCGACGCTCGCCGACAAGGCCGGGTTCGACATCGTCCGCCGAGTGCCCATGCTCATGCTGATGAACGCCCAGGTCGACGCCTCCCTGCCCTGGCGCAAGGCCTGGGGCGGCCTCCTGCGGGCCGCCACGGTCACCGCGCCGACCGGGTGGCTCGCCGGGGCGCTCCTGTACCGGGTGGACCGCAAGCTGGTGCGCGGCCGCCGGGAGAGCCCCACCACCGAGCTGCTGGTACTGCGGCGGCGCGAGGAGGACTGA
- a CDS encoding N-acetylmuramoyl-L-alanine amidase, with the protein MSRSDLGWGTSPAAAADPRSGLVIHYDSANQNLAGRDHSACITYWRNTRSFHTGPARGWVDIGYCVDEETEILTEDGWRAFRDIEVGDTVLTLDHEAGVSQWQPLQAVNVFPAMPRELIRMEGRGHSSLTTAHHRWPVERHDRRTGARRPKPADGKRAATGRSEPAQRGRKRVWATTETLEQADRIPLAAPCVTLPADPKWSDALVELVAWFWTGGHVEPRGRDRVPGTDVLLRQCEQRNPKNAARIRGALHSLFGPGSDDLPRSGSGPDGAHRWGETPAGHLVEFRLSADAGRLLVDQAPGRVPRYGFLRSLTRAQLDLFVGVSLLAGGHDNRTVNARALSQRNREAAEAFQFAAVLAGHATSLRRRPPSSPTEYETWEVELRRGTRFSPRAAVTRESAFSITREPYSGHIWCPTTPNGTWLARREGTVYFTGNSFMCCAHGHVIEGRGLRRAQAAQPGGNTSHYSATLATGPGDTITDNQINAVRELRRWLAEDHGNHGRVLGHRDFIATSCPGDRAYSMVRDGTFTRPPGAITEGAGSLLGLKQGDGLRPAAPVEGVKAVQRLIVAAGFGAALEPDGVDGRWGPATSEGLLQARRYVGSGVTSIRSITGESYAQLIRACARREAERAVNRLGAPSSGGGSPSADGPATGT; encoded by the coding sequence GTGTCCAGGTCCGACCTGGGATGGGGGACGTCCCCGGCGGCGGCCGCCGACCCCAGGTCCGGGTTGGTCATCCACTACGACAGCGCCAACCAGAACCTCGCGGGCCGGGACCACTCCGCCTGCATCACCTACTGGCGCAACACCCGCAGCTTCCACACCGGTCCGGCCCGGGGCTGGGTGGACATCGGTTACTGCGTCGACGAGGAGACGGAGATCCTCACCGAGGACGGGTGGAGGGCGTTCCGGGACATCGAAGTGGGGGACACGGTCCTCACACTCGACCACGAGGCGGGTGTGTCCCAGTGGCAGCCGTTGCAGGCGGTGAACGTCTTCCCCGCGATGCCCCGGGAGCTGATCAGGATGGAGGGGCGCGGGCACTCCTCCCTGACCACGGCTCACCATCGATGGCCCGTCGAACGCCATGACCGGCGGACCGGAGCCCGGCGTCCGAAGCCGGCCGACGGAAAGCGGGCTGCCACAGGGCGTTCCGAACCCGCACAGCGGGGACGGAAGCGCGTGTGGGCGACTACCGAGACGCTGGAACAGGCGGACCGGATCCCCCTCGCCGCCCCGTGTGTCACCCTCCCGGCCGACCCGAAGTGGTCGGACGCCCTGGTCGAGCTGGTGGCGTGGTTCTGGACCGGAGGGCACGTCGAGCCGCGGGGCCGAGACCGAGTCCCTGGCACGGATGTACTCCTCCGCCAGTGCGAACAGCGGAACCCGAAGAACGCGGCCAGGATCAGGGGGGCGCTGCACTCCCTCTTCGGCCCCGGGAGTGACGACCTCCCCCGATCCGGGTCCGGTCCGGACGGAGCCCACCGGTGGGGGGAGACTCCCGCCGGGCACCTCGTGGAGTTCCGCCTCTCGGCGGACGCGGGTCGGCTCCTTGTCGACCAGGCCCCCGGGCGTGTTCCCCGGTACGGGTTCCTGCGGTCCCTCACCCGCGCCCAACTCGACCTGTTCGTCGGGGTTTCCCTGCTGGCCGGCGGCCACGACAACCGCACCGTCAACGCGAGGGCGCTCAGCCAGAGGAACCGGGAGGCCGCGGAGGCCTTCCAGTTCGCCGCGGTCCTGGCCGGACACGCGACCTCGCTGCGAAGGCGTCCGCCGTCCTCGCCGACGGAGTACGAGACGTGGGAGGTCGAACTACGGCGCGGGACCCGCTTCTCCCCCCGGGCGGCGGTGACGCGCGAGTCGGCGTTCTCCATCACCAGGGAGCCCTACAGCGGACACATCTGGTGCCCGACCACGCCGAACGGGACCTGGCTCGCACGCCGCGAGGGAACGGTGTACTTCACCGGCAACTCGTTCATGTGCTGTGCCCACGGCCACGTGATCGAGGGCCGCGGACTCCGCCGCGCACAGGCCGCCCAGCCCGGGGGGAACACCTCGCACTACTCGGCGACGCTCGCCACCGGCCCCGGCGACACCATCACCGACAACCAGATCAACGCGGTCCGTGAGCTGCGCCGGTGGCTCGCGGAGGATCACGGCAACCACGGGCGCGTCCTGGGCCACCGCGACTTCATCGCCACCTCGTGCCCCGGCGACCGGGCGTACTCGATGGTGCGCGACGGCACGTTCACCCGGCCCCCCGGGGCCATCACGGAAGGAGCAGGTTCGTTGCTCGGACTCAAGCAAGGCGACGGTCTCCGCCCGGCGGCGCCGGTCGAGGGTGTCAAGGCGGTCCAGCGACTGATCGTGGCCGCCGGTTTCGGGGCCGCCCTGGAGCCGGACGGGGTCGACGGCCGGTGGGGTCCGGCCACCTCGGAGGGGTTGCTCCAGGCCCGGCGCTACGTCGGGTCGGGGGTCACCTCGATCAGGTCCATCACCGGAGAGAGCTACGCGCAACTCATCCGCGCCTGCGCGCGGCGCGAGGCGGAGCGGGCCGTGAACCGTCTGGGGGCCCCTTCCAGCGGCGGCGGGTCGCCGTCCGCCGACGGGCCCGCCACCGGCACCTGA
- a CDS encoding helix-turn-helix transcriptional regulator — translation MALEWSGPEDALTAAVALVRAPLTRSLPTLSEVLAEVLPHRALIVLTGDCSEAALRTHGDPGLTDLAEPADLVALAAKPTAGTPWTGRAEVAGDEYPVLVAASSPDGSAGTLLTAVLPDSFQEPEPALLGVVQHLWDLTTLHVKTLNAATEPDKLSRARLVSSERDRAIAELTDAQGAALTGVLGVLRSRGLDDTTARRTATDLAASALVDLRAHDGRGDLNQGTESLDEAFSTMADKLLVLMRHHETALELVRPSRLGGHPLPAEMADAARAAVRRSVLTMLEQPGVRRIRVSWEVEESALTVTVRDDGPGQLGEGDLGLRGLRAGLDGLGARPRVEAVPGWGTTISARLPLVLPEAGRGQPVRELNPREAEVLQHLDLGRRNRQIAERLNISEHTVKYHVANILEKLGAGSRGEAAATARNLGLVPRRRGTAS, via the coding sequence ATGGCGCTGGAATGGTCAGGCCCCGAAGACGCTCTCACTGCCGCTGTCGCCCTGGTCCGGGCCCCGCTCACGCGGAGCCTGCCGACCCTGTCCGAGGTTTTGGCCGAAGTACTTCCGCACCGGGCGCTGATCGTGCTGACCGGGGACTGTTCCGAGGCCGCGCTGCGCACCCACGGCGATCCCGGTCTCACCGACCTGGCCGAACCCGCCGACCTGGTGGCCCTGGCCGCGAAGCCAACGGCCGGAACCCCCTGGACAGGTCGGGCCGAGGTCGCCGGGGATGAGTACCCTGTGCTCGTGGCGGCCTCCTCCCCCGACGGTTCGGCGGGGACCCTGCTGACCGCGGTCCTCCCTGACAGCTTCCAGGAACCGGAACCCGCCCTGCTCGGTGTGGTGCAGCACCTGTGGGACCTGACCACACTGCACGTCAAGACCCTGAACGCGGCCACGGAACCGGACAAGCTCTCACGTGCCCGGCTGGTCTCCAGTGAGCGTGACCGCGCCATCGCCGAGCTCACCGACGCGCAGGGTGCCGCCCTGACCGGAGTCCTGGGCGTCCTGCGTTCCCGAGGCCTGGACGACACGACCGCGCGCCGCACCGCCACCGACCTGGCGGCCTCGGCCCTCGTGGACCTGCGCGCCCACGACGGCCGCGGCGACCTGAACCAGGGCACGGAAAGCCTGGACGAGGCCTTCTCCACCATGGCCGACAAGCTCCTGGTACTCATGCGCCACCACGAGACCGCCCTGGAGCTGGTCCGGCCGAGCCGTCTGGGCGGCCACCCGCTGCCCGCCGAGATGGCCGACGCGGCGCGGGCCGCGGTGCGCCGTTCGGTGCTCACCATGCTGGAACAGCCCGGGGTACGCCGGATCCGGGTGTCCTGGGAGGTCGAGGAGAGCGCGTTGACGGTGACGGTGCGCGACGACGGTCCCGGCCAGCTCGGGGAGGGCGATCTCGGCCTGCGAGGCCTCCGTGCCGGGCTGGACGGCCTCGGTGCGCGGCCGCGGGTGGAGGCGGTGCCCGGGTGGGGCACCACGATCAGCGCACGACTGCCGCTGGTCCTGCCCGAGGCTGGCCGGGGGCAGCCGGTCCGGGAGCTGAACCCCCGGGAGGCCGAGGTGCTCCAGCACTTGGACCTGGGCAGGCGCAACCGCCAGATCGCCGAGCGGCTGAACATCAGCGAGCACACGGTCAAGTACCACGTCGCCAACATCCTGGAGAAGCTGGGCGCGGGCTCCCGCGGGGAGGCCGCGGCGACCGCGCGGAACCTCGGGCTGGTTCCCAGGCGTCGCGGCACCGCCTCCTGA
- a CDS encoding STM4014 family protein, whose translation MADRPLVVVGVPGNRRLTLFAEAARDAGFAAPVPLPWRDLADPAAGPLTLPGDALVRVDAPGEDVTTARLLRGGDRDPDLHRAEGSADQHRGFVRALGRLSEAVAATPGARLLQAPDDLADLCDKRRCHARLAAAGVPVAPALAGPVTGYASLRAAMAESGWRRVFVKPAHGSSASGVVALATGAGDRIKAVTSAHLVRGSGPGQDPVALYNSLRLRTYTSEAEVAAVVDALAPDGLHVERWVPKAGFGGRVIDLRVLVVAGRATHVVVRSSRSPMTNLHLGNTRGDLAALRESVGPQAWARAMATAEAAAAAFPDTLHAGVDLLVSPGWREFTVCEVNAFGDLLPGVLHEGRSTHAEQLHALTTGRFPVAPPPVTAPVPALS comes from the coding sequence TTGGCCGACCGGCCGCTGGTCGTGGTGGGCGTGCCGGGCAACCGGCGGCTGACGCTGTTCGCCGAGGCCGCCCGCGACGCCGGGTTCGCCGCCCCGGTCCCGCTCCCCTGGCGCGACCTCGCCGACCCTGCCGCCGGGCCCCTCACCCTGCCCGGGGACGCCCTGGTCCGAGTGGACGCGCCGGGCGAGGACGTCACCACCGCGCGGCTCCTGCGCGGTGGGGACCGCGACCCCGACCTCCACCGCGCGGAGGGCTCCGCCGACCAGCACCGGGGGTTCGTCCGGGCCCTGGGGCGGCTGTCCGAGGCGGTGGCGGCCACCCCCGGCGCGCGGCTGCTCCAGGCCCCCGACGACCTCGCCGACCTGTGCGACAAGCGCCGCTGCCACGCGCGGCTGGCCGCGGCCGGGGTCCCGGTCGCCCCGGCCCTGGCCGGGCCGGTCACCGGCTACGCCTCCCTGCGCGCGGCGATGGCCGAGTCCGGCTGGCGGCGGGTGTTCGTCAAACCCGCACACGGCTCGTCCGCCTCGGGGGTGGTCGCCCTGGCCACCGGGGCGGGCGATCGGATCAAGGCGGTCACCTCGGCCCACCTCGTCAGGGGCTCCGGTCCCGGACAGGACCCGGTGGCGCTGTACAACTCGCTGCGGCTGCGCACCTACACCAGCGAGGCCGAGGTGGCGGCGGTCGTGGACGCGCTCGCCCCCGACGGTCTGCACGTGGAGCGCTGGGTGCCCAAGGCGGGCTTCGGCGGCCGGGTGATCGACCTGCGCGTGCTGGTGGTCGCCGGGCGCGCCACCCACGTGGTGGTGCGCTCCTCCCGCTCCCCCATGACCAACCTGCACCTGGGCAACACCCGCGGCGACCTGGCGGCCCTGCGCGAGAGCGTGGGTCCGCAGGCGTGGGCGCGGGCCATGGCCACGGCGGAGGCGGCCGCGGCGGCCTTCCCCGACACCCTGCACGCCGGGGTGGACCTGCTGGTCTCGCCCGGCTGGCGGGAGTTCACGGTCTGCGAGGTCAACGCCTTCGGCGACCTCCTGCCCGGGGTCCTGCACGAGGGCCGCAGCACCCACGCCGAACAACTGCACGCCCTCACGACGGGACGCTTCCCCGTGGCGCCACCGCCGGTGACGGCGCCCGTCCCCGCGCTCTCTTAG
- a CDS encoding STM4015 family protein — MSFNQHMAEFGGLPVVDFLSQDTTEEDDLPKLNGPIGFDHHTKATAAAKTDPGAYAWRLRVVSFEPEEEFAPYFTRFLAEVDTAPITALVLGITASSETEPCYLEARDLLIEHRDRFPNLRSLFLGDVVFEECEVSWLSQTDLGPLLTAFPGLVELGSRGTGEGYRNPKLPVPSDTALHLRLPEHRSLQRLIVQGGGLPALVCRELDAARLPSLEHLELWLGVDEYGGDSSPSDLARTLSAEAFPSLRSLGLRNAEHADNWVAALAEAPVTPTLEALDLSLGVLTDTGARAILDTPAFHRLKRLDLHHHYLSEEMEQRLGAALTASGVEHDLSDRQEPEEFRGEKYYYPSVGE, encoded by the coding sequence GTGTCCTTCAACCAGCACATGGCCGAGTTCGGCGGGCTACCCGTCGTGGACTTCCTCTCTCAGGACACCACGGAGGAAGACGACCTTCCCAAGCTCAACGGCCCGATCGGGTTCGACCACCACACCAAGGCGACGGCGGCAGCCAAAACCGACCCCGGCGCGTACGCCTGGCGGCTGCGGGTGGTCAGTTTCGAACCGGAGGAGGAGTTCGCACCCTACTTCACGCGCTTCCTCGCCGAGGTGGACACCGCGCCGATCACCGCCCTGGTCCTCGGCATCACCGCTTCCTCCGAGACCGAGCCCTGCTACCTGGAAGCGCGGGACCTGCTGATCGAGCACAGGGACCGGTTCCCGAACCTGCGCTCGCTCTTCCTCGGCGACGTGGTCTTCGAGGAGTGTGAGGTGTCCTGGCTGAGCCAGACCGACCTGGGTCCCCTCCTGACCGCCTTCCCCGGCCTCGTCGAACTGGGCTCCCGCGGTACCGGGGAGGGCTACCGGAATCCGAAGCTTCCCGTACCCAGCGACACCGCCCTCCACCTGAGGCTTCCTGAACACCGATCGCTCCAGCGCCTGATCGTCCAGGGCGGCGGGCTGCCCGCGCTGGTTTGCCGGGAGCTGGACGCCGCCCGCCTGCCCTCCCTGGAGCACCTGGAACTGTGGCTGGGGGTGGACGAGTACGGCGGCGACAGCTCCCCCTCCGACCTCGCCCGAACCCTCTCCGCAGAGGCCTTCCCCAGCCTGCGCTCCCTCGGCCTGCGCAACGCCGAGCACGCCGACAACTGGGTGGCCGCCCTGGCCGAGGCCCCCGTGACCCCGACCCTGGAAGCCCTGGACCTGTCCCTGGGCGTCCTCACCGACACCGGCGCCCGGGCCATCCTGGACACCCCCGCCTTCCACCGGCTCAAACGCCTGGACCTGCACCACCACTACCTGTCCGAGGAGATGGAACAGCGGCTGGGCGCGGCCCTGACCGCCTCCGGGGTCGAGCACGACCTCTCCGACCGCCAGGAACCCGAAGAGTTCCGAGGCGAGAAGTACTACTACCCGTCAGTCGGCGAGTGA
- a CDS encoding phospholipase D-like domain-containing protein, producing the protein MLRRSTITTWVKRGLLGLLATQVAVVATLIGIDHWRKRVRPHRANFPRTEPASIPVGETTATVYTYGEDLFEDMLDAIRGARHRILFESYIVKSDAVGQEFKSALIEAAERGVEVYVIYDGFANLVVPRSFFKFPPSVRVLRYPAFRPGVLLLNVRKSGRDHRKILTVDGEVGFVGGFNVGSTYAIEWRDTHLRMVGPSVWELENAFVDFWNTNRRAGQPALDGLGEAEWDSRLRVHRNVPELIIYPIRAMFLEAVDRAKERVIFTQAYFIPDRELANVLIEAAGRGVDVNVLVPENSNHVVADWMARGRYSELLRGGVRLWLYQNAMVHAKTATVDGRWSTIGTANVDRLSLTGNYEINVEIFDEGVARHLEKVFETDLTNARELTEQEWRGRPFMAKFSEIVLAPWRGFL; encoded by the coding sequence ATGCTGAGACGCTCGACGATCACCACCTGGGTCAAGCGAGGACTGCTGGGACTGCTGGCCACCCAGGTCGCGGTGGTGGCGACCCTCATCGGGATCGACCACTGGCGCAAGCGGGTGCGGCCGCACCGGGCCAACTTCCCCCGCACCGAACCGGCCTCGATCCCGGTCGGGGAGACCACCGCCACGGTCTACACCTACGGGGAGGACCTCTTCGAGGACATGCTCGACGCGATCCGGGGCGCCCGCCACCGCATCCTGTTCGAGTCGTACATCGTCAAGTCCGACGCGGTGGGCCAGGAGTTCAAGTCGGCGCTGATCGAGGCCGCCGAACGCGGTGTCGAGGTGTACGTCATCTACGACGGGTTCGCCAACCTCGTGGTCCCGCGCTCCTTCTTCAAGTTCCCGCCCTCGGTGCGGGTACTGCGCTACCCGGCGTTCCGCCCCGGCGTACTGCTGCTCAACGTGCGCAAGTCCGGCCGCGACCACCGCAAGATCCTCACAGTGGACGGTGAGGTCGGCTTCGTCGGCGGTTTCAACGTGGGCTCCACCTACGCCATCGAGTGGCGCGACACCCACCTGAGAATGGTCGGCCCCTCGGTGTGGGAGCTGGAGAACGCCTTCGTTGACTTCTGGAACACCAACCGGCGCGCGGGCCAGCCCGCACTGGACGGGCTCGGGGAGGCCGAGTGGGACTCGCGCCTGCGGGTCCACCGCAACGTGCCCGAGCTGATCATCTACCCGATCCGCGCGATGTTCCTGGAAGCCGTCGACCGGGCCAAGGAACGGGTGATCTTCACCCAGGCCTACTTCATCCCGGACCGCGAGCTCGCCAACGTCCTCATCGAGGCCGCTGGCCGGGGCGTGGACGTCAACGTGCTCGTGCCGGAGAACTCCAACCACGTCGTGGCCGACTGGATGGCCCGCGGCCGCTACTCGGAGCTGCTCCGCGGCGGGGTGCGGCTGTGGCTCTACCAGAACGCCATGGTGCACGCCAAGACCGCCACCGTCGACGGCCGGTGGAGCACGATCGGCACCGCCAACGTGGACCGGCTCAGCCTCACCGGCAACTACGAGATCAACGTGGAGATCTTCGACGAGGGCGTGGCCCGGCACCTGGAGAAGGTCTTCGAGACCGACCTCACCAACGCCCGCGAACTCACCGAACAGGAGTGGCGCGGGCGCCCGTTCATGGCCAAGTTCAGCGAGATCGTCCTGGCCCCCTGGCGCGGCTTCCTGTGA